One window from the genome of Musa acuminata AAA Group cultivar baxijiao chromosome BXJ1-4, Cavendish_Baxijiao_AAA, whole genome shotgun sequence encodes:
- the LOC135583996 gene encoding probable histidine kinase 3 gives MVWWWGFSEKPMNWFIDAQIMDQKTGYLSDECNSLLEWSKIFPARDWRTYLYNNYFESKKVRGIWWKKLLAWWVAAWFLGSLSIFWFMNSQAVDKRREMLASMCDERARMLQDQFNVSMNHLQALAILISTFHHAKEHSAIDQITFARYAERTAFERPLTSGVAYAVKVLHSEREQFEKQHGWRIRRMDPTEQTPAREEDADFDNQETSPVKDEYAPVIFAQDTYKHVISFDMLTGKEDRENILRARESEKGVLTAPFQLLKSKRLGVILTYAVYKSQLPSYATPAERIQAAIGYLGGIFDIEALVDKLLHQLACKHSIVVSVYDTTNPDAPISMYGSNMTGIGMYHNSTLHFGDPVRKHEMHCRFKQKSPLPWLAITTSFGTLVIALLVGYIIHATVNRIAKVEDDYRQMMELKKRAEAADVAKSQFLATVSHEIRTPMNGVLGMLQMLMDTDLDITQEDYVRTAQASGKALVSLINEVLDQAKIESGKLELEAVPFGLRAVLDDILSLFYGKAQEKGLELAVYVSDQVPEILIGDHGRIRQIITNLIGNSIKFTERGHIYLTVHLIEEMNSPDVVTEAHSTNTLSGFPVTDRRCSWESFKIFNQGLSATDPSLPSISSDLINLIISVEDTGLGIPLEAQSRVFTPFMQVRPSVSRIHGGTGIGLSISKCLVGLMKGEIGFVSKPQIGSTFTFTVVLTRAYAISNDYKSSEFHGMAALVVDHRPERAKVTKYHLNRLGIYAILEIDPNKVLPRLTSGTLTTNMVIIEKETWSNNASIWPSIISNLKGDQLDIPKVLLLAGPASSAKGMSVGSMEHISTIISKPLRASMLQLSLRRAMGCGDGEHAQDERLPRLSLNRLLNEKQILVVDDNIVNLRVAAGALKRYGAEVTCAESGKKAIKMLKPPHKFDACFMDIQMPEMDGFQATRRIREMEADVNNLIKHGKVPFECYRDVLHLHIPILAMTADVIHATHEECLRYGMDGYVSKPFEGEQLYREVARFLETSAKGNQ, from the exons ATGGTATGGTGGTGGGGTTTTTCCGAGAAACCCATGAATTGGTTTATTGATGCGCAAATAATGGATCAGAAAACTGGTTATCTTAGTGATGAGTGCAATTCATTGCTGGAATGGTCAAAGATATTCCCGGCAAGGGATTGGAGGACTTACCTATACAACAACTATTTTGAATCAAAGAAGGTGAGGGGGATATGGTGGAAGAAGCTGCTGGCCTGGTGGGTAGCTGCATGGTTCCTGGGTTCCTTATCGATCTTCTGGTTTATGAACTCCCAAGCAGTGGATAAGAGGAGAGAGATGCTTGCAAGCATGTGCGATGAGCGTGCTAGGATGCTTCAGGACCAGTTCAATGTCAGCATGAACCATCTTCAGGCCTTAGCTATCTTGATTTCAACCTTTCACCATGCTAAAGAGCATTCTGCCATAGATCAG ATAACTTTTGCTAGATATGCTGAAAGGACTGCTTTTGAGAGGCCACTGACGAGTGGTGTGGCATATGCCGTGAAGGTGCTGCATTCAGAAAGAGAACAGTTTGAGAAGCAACATGGTTGGAGGATCAGGAGAATGGATCCAACAGAGCAGACACCCGCACGGGAAGAAGATGCAGATTTTGACAACCAGGAGACATCCCCTGTAAAAGATGAATATGCTCCTGTTATTTTTGCCCAGGACACCTATAAACATGTGATTTCATTCGATATGTTAACAGGGAAG GAAGATCGTGAAAACATCCTACGAGCTAGGGAATCTGAGAAAGGGGTTCTAACTGCTCCTTTTCAGCTATTAAAGTCAAAAAGGCTTGGGGTTATTCTGACATATGCAGTTTACAAGTCACAACTTCCTTCATATGCGACACCAGCTGAGCGTATCCAAGCAGCCATAGG GTACTTGGGTGGAATCTTCGACATAGAGGCTCTAGTGGATAAATTACTTCACCAACTTGCATGCAAGCACTCCATTGTGGTCAGTGTTTATGATACAACAAATCCTGATGCACCAATTAGTATGTATGGTTCAAACATGACTGGAATTGGCATGTACCATAATAGTACCCTTCATTTTGGCGATCCAGTAAGAAAGCATGAGATGCATTGCAG GTTTAAACAAAAGTCTCCGCTTCCATGGCTCGCAATAACAACTTCATTTGGAACTCTCGTTATTGCTTTACTAGTTGGATACATAATCCATGCTACTGTCAACCGCATTGCGAAAGTTGAAGATGATTATCGACAAATGATGGAACTTAAAAAGCGGGCTGAAGCAGCCGATGTTGCAAAGTCTCAG TTCTTGGCAACTGTTTCTCATGAAATAAGGACACCAATGAATGGAGTATTGG GTATGCTTCAAATGCTTATGGATACTGATCTGGACATAACACAAGAAGACTATGTTAGAACTGCCCAAGCCAGTGGAAAAGCTTTGGTGTCACTTATAAACGAGGTTCTGGATCAGGCTAAGATTGAATCTGGTAAGCTTGAGCTTGAAGCTGTTCCATTTGGCTTGCGGGCTGTGTTGGATGATATATTGTCACTTTTCTATGGAAAGGCTCAGGAGAAAGGACTAGAG TTGGCGGTATATGTCTCTGATCAAGTCCCTGAAATTCTCATTGGTGACCATGGAAGAATACGCCAAATCATCACAAACCTGATCGGAAATTCAATAAAA TTCACAGAGAGAGGTCATATTTACCTGACTGTCCATCTTATTGAAGAGATGAACTCACCTGATGTAGTTACAGAAGCTCATTCTACAAATACCTTAAGTGGCTTTCCAGTAACTGATAGAAGATGTAGCTGGGAAAGCTTTAAGATCTTCAATCAGGGACTTTCTGCAACTGATCCATCTCTTCCGTCAATCTCTTCTGATCTTATAAATCTGATCATATCTGTTGAAGACACAGGGTTGGGGATTCCTTTAGAAGCCCAATCCCGTGTGTTCACTCCTTTCATGCAGGTGAGACCATCAGTTTCTCGCATTCATGGCGGAACTGGCATTGGCTTGAGTATAAGTAAGTGTTTAGTTGGTCTCATGAAGGGAgagatcggatttgtgagtaaacCTCAGATTGGTTCCACTTTTACCTTCACAGTTGTGCTCACAAGGGCATATGCTATTTCAAATGATTACAAATCATCAGAATTTCATGGGATGGCTGCATTGGTAGTTGATCATAGACCGGAACGTGCAAAGGTCACAAAATACCATCTCAACAGGCTGGGCATATATGCTATATTGGAAATTGACCCAAATAAAGTTCTTCCTAGATTAACAAGTGGGACATTGACAACGAATATGGTGATTATTGAAAAGGAAACATGGTCAAATAATGCTAGTATCTGGCCTTCTATTATCAGCAATTTAAAGGGTGATCAGTTAGATATTCCAAAAGTCCTCCTTTTAGCAGGTCCTGCAAGTTCTGCCAAAGGTATGTCTGTTGGTTCGATGGAACATATCTCAACTATAATCTCAAAGCCGCTCAGAGCAAGCATGCTTCAATTATCTTTAAGACGAGCTATGGGTTGTGGAGATGGGGAACATGCACAAGATGAAAGGCTTCCCCGGTTATCATTGAATCGCCTTCTTAATGAGAAGCAGATTCTGGTAGTTGACGACAATATTGTAAATCTTAGAGTAGCAGCTGGTGCTTTAAAAAGGTATGGAGCTGAAGTAACTTGTGCAGAGAGTGGGAAGAAGGCTATTAAAATGCTCAAGCCACCACACAAATTTGATGCTTGTTTTATGGATATTCAGATGCCTGAAATGGATGG ATTTCAAGCTACTAGGAGGATACGTGAGATGGAAGCTGATGTAAATAATCTAATAAAGCATGGGAAGGTGCCATTTGAGTGTTACCGGGATGTATTACACCTGCATATTCCTATACTGGCCATGACAGCAGATGTAATCCATGCAACACATGAGGAGTGCCTAAGGTATGGAATGGATGGCTATGTTTCAAAACCATTTGAAGGGGAACAGCTGTACAGGGAAGTTGCTCGGTTTTTAGAAACATCTGCAAAAGGGAATCAATAG